One Tubulanus polymorphus chromosome 5, tnTubPoly1.2, whole genome shotgun sequence DNA segment encodes these proteins:
- the LOC141906343 gene encoding kelch-like protein 31: protein MSQKPYGVFGKAESVAKKKRIAASRSLSVGLKAAISLGKTIASSGSLASLEDHAEIVELDEHAVNMLTAMYALWQQKLGCDIVIRVANVRFLAHKTIMATCSGYFHDLLLRFNDRPVTDRDGRCDVTLSDISSGAFQAILESIYSGKIHVDVNNITEILDAANKLKVLPIIKVCERFLRKHLSKENCLRLASLAYRYNMVEIEEEAINLAAANFMEASSTIDFLDICCDQLLNLFGRDDLRAESELDVFYRLLDWLRHDQSNRMKNASNLLKMVRLPLLPPSVIVDHVESSHLLMGIPECQELVKEALHYHCLPARQSILQSSRTVPRSTVQFQCIVTIGGAPRLKNQLISREVNYLDPTDSKWHRLTSLNEPRHHHAVAVLGGFIYVAGGEMTNDQRSPLNTVYRYDPRSDIWLQVASMKHQRESFQLAVLNGHLYAIGGRVNENKSLSTVECYNPSVDSWVTVASLSSSRRSIAVASYNGRIYAVGGSGDGKICGKVERYNPLLNKWESRRPLKIPRFFGLLAPVKNRLFLIGGATLDSTGNVICASTVECYTPLNDTWTTVNPMQEPRAEAGLAVLGHHIYVIGGYSWDKGKRLDSVERYDAELNSWESCTAIDKPYTGVGCCSVKLYRRKIDNNMSCPVQDTFIPFTQWESLGMKESAVASDPDNKPTTQPYKQQTREKPPPRNLKPAAINARLTKSKITAKPSDYEQPFRIKSQPTVVKITEQQDSDSTVSLPENIQTDLSSESIVKSTTQSEYSKTSTGANSYDVIMNTYSHSSDDILSSTERRPDESASAAAAASSTSSHISDVDDKISQTSSSKNAAIGKSISGGSVSDTREENYSETSKRSISAAENKASPDGETEPQQQEVAKLSSSEAFQQIPDDEKNKCGIV from the exons ATGTCTCAAAAACCTTACGGCGTTTTTGGGAAAGCAGAATCAGTCGCAAAGAAAAAGCGCATTGCTGCATCCCGTAGCCTTTCCGTCGGACTCAAAGCGGCTATAAGTCTCGGCAAAACCATAGCTAGTAGTGGTAGTTTAGCTAGTTTGGAAGATCACGCAGAGATCGTGGAATTGGATGAACATGCTGTAAATATGCTGACGGCAATGTACGCGTTATGGCAACAGAAACTGGGATGCGACATTGTTATCAGAGTTGCCAATGTACGGTTTCTAGCTCATAAAACCATCATGGCTACATGTTCGGGTTATTTTCACGATTTGCTTCTTCGATTCAACGATCGCCCAGTGACTGACCGCGACGGCCGCTGCGACGTTACTTTATCCGATATTTCTTCAGGAGCATTTCAGGCTATTTTAGAGTCGATATATTCCGGAAAGATTCACGTCGATGTCAACAATATAACCGAAATATTAGACGCAGCGAATAAATTAAAGGTTTTGCCGATTATCAAAGTATGCGAACGTTTTCTAAGAAAACATTTGAGCAAAGAGAACTGTTTGCGACTAGCGTCACTGGCTTATCGCTATAACATGGTCGAAATCGAAGAAGAAGCGATAAACCTCGCCGCTGCTAATTTCATGGAAGCGTCCTCCACAATCGACTTCCTCGATATCTGttgcgatcaattattgaatcTTTTTGGTCGCGATGATCTTCGGGCTGAAAGTGAACTGGACGTTTTCTATCGCCTGTTAGACTGGCTCAGACACGACCAATCGAACCGCATGAAAAACGCGTCGAATTTGCTCAAAATGGTGCGCTTGCCACTTTTACCACCGAGCGTTATTGTTGACCACGTTGAATCCTCACATTTACTGATGGGTATTCCGGAATGTCAGGAACTAGTGAAGGAGGCATTACATTACCATTGCCTTCCTGCTAGGCAAAGTATATTACAG TCGTCTAGGACGGTTCCCAGATCAACCGTACAGTTTCAGTGTATTGTAACAATTGGAGGAGCACCGAGACTGAAGAATCAACTCATATCACGCGAAGTTAATTATTTGGATCCAACTGATTCTAAATGGCACCGTTTAACTTCACTGAACGAACCACGGCATCACCACGCAG TGGCAGTTCTTGGAGGATTTATCTATGTAGCTGGAGGTGAAATGACTAACGATCAGCGGTCGCCGTTGAATACAGTTTACCGTTACGACCCCAGATCCGATATCTGGCTACAAGTAGCTAGTATGAAACATCAAAGGGAAAGTTTTCAACTAGCCGTATTGAACGGCCATCTTTATGCTATAG GAGGACGGGTGAACGAAAATAAATCGTTATCGACCGTGGAATGTTACAACCCGTCGGTCGACTCGTGGGTGACAGTGGCTAGTTTATCTTCCTCTCGTCGGAGTATAGCGGTCGCGTCTTACAACGGTCGCATATACGCGGTCGGTGGATCTGGTGACGGTAAAATATGCGGCAAG gttGAAAGGTACAACCCGCTATTGAATAAATGGGAAAGCAGGCGACCTTTGAAAATTCCGCGTTTCTTTGGACTTCTGGCGCCCGTTAAAAACCGGCTATTTCTCATCGGTGGCGCAACTCTAGACTCAACTG GTAATGTCATCTGCGCTTCTACAGTTGAATGTTATACGCCACTCAACGATACGTGGACGACCGTGAATCCGATGCAGGAGCCGCGAGCCGAGGCCGGTCTAGCCGTACTCGGTCACCATATTTACGTAATCGGTGGCTACAGTTGGGACAAAGGAAAGAGATTGGATTCGGTCGAAAGATATGATGCCGAACTGAACAGCTGGGAATCCTGTACTG CTATCGATAAGCCGTATACAGGAGTTGGATGTTGCAGCGTGAAACTATATCGACGAAAgattgataataatatgtCATGTCCCGTACAAGACACGTTTATTCCATTCACACAGTGGGAATCGCTGGGAATGAAAGAATCTGCCGTTGCATCGGATCCCGATAATAAACCGACTACACAGCCTTACAAACAACAAACTCGAGAGAAACCGCCGCCCAGAAATTTAAAACCAGCGGCAATCAATGCGAGATTAACTAAGTCTAAAATAACAGCGAAACCATCCGATTACGAACAACCGTTTAGAATCAAATCACAACCGACGGTCGTGAAAATAACCGAACAACAAGATTCTGATTCAACCGTTTCGTTaccagaaaatattcaaactgaTTTATCCTCAGAGTCAATCGTCAAATCTACGACTCAAAGTGAATATAGTAAAACTTCAACCGGTGCAAACAGCTATGACGTAATCATGAACACATATTCTCATTCATCAGAcgacattttatcatcgactGAAAGACGACCAGACGAatcagcatcagcagcagcagcagcatcttCTACTTCTAGCCATATATCAGACGTTGACGATAAGATTTCGCAAACATCCTCCTCGAAAAACGCAGCTATCGGGAAGAGTATTTCGGGCGGATCAGTATCGGATACGCGCGAAGAAAACTATTCAGAAACATCAAAGCGAAGCATTAGCGCCGCGGAAAATAAAGCATCCCCAGACGGCGAGACTGAACCGCAGCAGCAGGAAGTTGCGAAATTATCGAGTTCCGAAGCGTTCCAACAAATTCCCGATGACGAGAAAAACAAATGCGGtattgtttaa
- the LOC141905995 gene encoding sperm-associated antigen 8-like: MSTSNQGRNEIRFNNSNGKCLLENWVEERAVMTIDPSPGLDETTKAGHKGILSTNFDAEPEKISTCQDSYKAPAQLGVRTMGKKKELLMQMIYDQASKEVHEEFNPPPEPTEFKSVTQKDFNIDDFVPQEAKYTRSHNLSEQPVTFWSDHKDCVTGVSQVKTHDSPFRKNAAFSTPISEYLGQTKPYNIENIPKM; the protein is encoded by the exons ATGTCGACGTCGAATCAAGGACGCAATGAAATTagattcaataattcaaatggAAAATGTCTGCTGGAAAATTGGGTTGAAGAG CGTGCTGTTATGACAATTGATCCATCTCCTGGTCTGGATGAAACCACTAAAGCGGGACATAAAGGCATTTTATCGACAAATTTTGATGCCgaaccagaaaaaatatcaacatgtCAAGATTCGTACAAAGCTCCTGCGCAACTAGGAGTACGAACAATGG gCAAAAAGAAAGAACTGTTGATGCAAATGATATACGACCAAGCTAG TAAAGAAGTACATGAAGAATTTAATCCACCCCCAGAACCTACTGAGTTTAAATCTGTCACTCAAAAAGACTTCAATATCGATGATTTCGTACCCCAAGAGGCGAAATATACGAGG agtCATAATTTAAGCGAGCAACCGGTGACATTCTGGTCCGATCATAAAGACTGTGTAACAGGAGTAAGCCAAGTGAAAACGCATGATTCTCCATTCAGGAAGAATGCTGCTTTCAGCACACCGATCAGTGAATACTTGGGACAAACAAAACCTTATAACATTGAAAACATTCCGAAAATGTAA